CGGTCTTCATCTGTTCTTCTCCGTATTCGTCCAGCACTTCTGTTCCCGAAGCAGGCTTGTTACAGATGACCTTACGGCCAGTCTGCTTCTCAAACTCGGTAATCAAATCTTGAGGAAATCCATCAGGATATGTATTAAAAGGCGTGTCAATCTTAAGACCCATCAGCTCCCAATGGCCTGTCATCGTGTCCTTACCTGCCGATACCTCTTTCATCTTGCCATAATAAGCCTGAGGCTTGTCCACTGGATCAAGCGGAGGAATTTCGGCGATATTACCAAGTCCTAATTTCTGCATGTTCGGCAGCTTCACATGAGGAACTTTTTCCAAAATATGTCCTAATGTATGAGCACCTTCGTCGCCGAATTCGGGTGCATCCGGCAATGCTCCAATCCCAACACTGTCTAGTACGATAAAGCATATGCGTTTGAATCTAGGTTTATTGTTTGTCATGATGTACGTAATACCCCTTCCTGTATTATCAATTCAATCTAGTGCCCAGCATTGATTACGCTCTCGGGTGATAATGATCATATACGTCCTTCATATTTCGTTTTACTACATGGCTGTACATCTGGGTTGTTGAAATATCTGCATGTCCCATCATTTCCTGTACCGATCTTAAATCGGCGCCATTCTCCAGTAGATGAGCCGCAAAGGAATGCCTTAACGTATGTGGTGTAATTCTTCCTTCAGCGAGTCCAGCACCTTCAGCGTACTTCTTAATCATCTTCCAGATTCCCTGCCTGGTCAGCCTGGCACCATTCGTATTCACGAACAGTGCCTCTTCTTCTCCATTCGCCTTCAACAGCGCACTCCGGGCATGATTCACGTATTCGGCTGTCGCTTGGGCAGCAACCCCTGTTATAGGGATTACCCGCTCCTTGGCACTGTTGCTGCCGGTTCTCAAAAACCTCAGCTGCGGATTTAAATCCTTCACATTAAGCTGCACCAATTCAGAGACTTTAATCCCCGTCGCATACAGCAGCTCAAGCATGGCTTTGTCTCTTGCCCCAGGCGGTGTTGAAGAGTCAGGCAGCGATAGTAGTCTGTCCACTTCTGCAATGGTAAGAATTTTGGGAGGAGACTTTTCTAATTTGGGTGAGTCCAAATGATACGTTGGATCTTTCTGCACAACACCCTGATACATCAAATAATGGAAAAAAGAACGGATCGAAACCACATTACGAGCAATCGTTGAAGCTGCCTTCTTCTGCTTCTTCAAATATCCCATGTACAGCACAATTTGATTGCGTGAAACGTCCTGAGCCTGTGTAATCTGTTCCTTATCCATATACCCAATAAACTGCTCTATATCACGTCTGTAGGATTCCAGTGTACTTAAGGAAGAGCCCTTGTCTTCCTGTAAATAATTCATGTAAGGCTGCACATAATTCCTCATCGGCTTTATTACGCTCCCTTACTACAAATTTTCATTATGACTTTAGATCAACACCCTTATTCACCATACCAATAGAAGAAGCGCAGTCGTTCGAGCATACTCGTCTTCTCCATAACAAGGCCTGTGCCTTCCTCATGATGAAATACTTTAAGCGCATTTCCCTCTGGAATTTTGTAGTGATCCACCGGTGTAATCCATTCCGAAAATAGATTGAACACATTATAGAACATGTATACAAGTGCAGCAAATACGATAAGAAATCGAACGAGTCGAAACATTCTGCGGAGTGAAAAAACCATGAATTATCCCGCCTTTCATTCACGTCTTGTCCTTTATTTACACGGATAGTCTTCCCAGCCTACACTCATGCTATGTCTAGGCTATGACCGATTCACATGCTTTATGACGAACGCGAAATTTTAAGGAAAAACAGGCTTGCTCTCACTCTATCTCCATCTTACCTAACAGGATACTAAATGTATATCTTTAGAATAGAAGCTCACCACATATTTATGAATAAGAACGCTAAA
This sequence is a window from Paenibacillus urinalis. Protein-coding genes within it:
- the xerD gene encoding site-specific tyrosine recombinase XerD, which encodes MRNYVQPYMNYLQEDKGSSLSTLESYRRDIEQFIGYMDKEQITQAQDVSRNQIVLYMGYLKKQKKAASTIARNVVSIRSFFHYLMYQGVVQKDPTYHLDSPKLEKSPPKILTIAEVDRLLSLPDSSTPPGARDKAMLELLYATGIKVSELVQLNVKDLNPQLRFLRTGSNSAKERVIPITGVAAQATAEYVNHARSALLKANGEEEALFVNTNGARLTRQGIWKMIKKYAEGAGLAEGRITPHTLRHSFAAHLLENGADLRSVQEMMGHADISTTQMYSHVVKRNMKDVYDHYHPRA
- a CDS encoding DUF4227 family protein, coding for MVFSLRRMFRLVRFLIVFAALVYMFYNVFNLFSEWITPVDHYKIPEGNALKVFHHEEGTGLVMEKTSMLERLRFFYWYGE